One window of the Devosia sp. 2618 genome contains the following:
- the hisH gene encoding imidazole glycerol phosphate synthase subunit HisH, whose amino-acid sequence MSVVTIIDYGAGNLASAANAFRRVAEGTNTEILVTADPQQVRKADRIMLPGVGAFADCKAGLDAVPGMVDVLEERVIRGGTPFLGVCVGMQLLASEGREKTVTQGLGWIPGAVVRLTPSDANLKIPHMGWNTISATRPHALLAGIPDGLHAYFVHSYHLVTDTPDTLLATTDYGGQVTACVGRDNIFGTQFHPEKSQALGLKLIENFLSWTP is encoded by the coding sequence ATGAGCGTCGTGACCATCATCGATTACGGCGCTGGCAATCTGGCCTCCGCCGCCAATGCCTTCCGCCGCGTCGCCGAAGGCACCAATACCGAAATCCTGGTCACCGCCGACCCGCAACAGGTCCGTAAGGCTGACCGCATCATGCTGCCCGGCGTCGGCGCTTTTGCCGACTGCAAGGCGGGCCTCGATGCCGTGCCCGGCATGGTGGATGTGCTCGAGGAACGCGTCATTCGCGGTGGCACGCCATTCCTTGGCGTCTGCGTCGGCATGCAATTGCTGGCCAGCGAAGGCCGCGAAAAGACTGTGACCCAAGGCCTGGGCTGGATTCCCGGCGCGGTGGTGCGCCTGACGCCAAGCGATGCCAATCTCAAGATCCCGCATATGGGCTGGAACACCATTTCGGCCACCCGCCCCCATGCTCTGCTCGCCGGCATTCCCGACGGGCTGCACGCCTATTTCGTGCACTCCTATCATCTCGTGACAGACACCCCGGACACGCTGCTTGCCACCACCGATTATGGTGGGCAGGTGACCGCCTGCGTCGGCCGCGACAACATTTTCGGCACCCAGTTCCACCCGGAAAAAAGCCAGGCGCTGGGCCTCAAGCTGATCGAAAACTTTCTGAGCTGGACCCCATGA
- a CDS encoding DUF2628 domain-containing protein: MTLYAIFDSKPGRPDLPAAVPEAFSWLAALLPPVFLVVHGLWLELVAWLLKVVALVVLSNFIGGDTAFLLYVVAAIWLGFAAAGLRRHALTWRGWTYRGERVAATADLAQLEALR; the protein is encoded by the coding sequence ATGACCCTTTACGCCATTTTCGATTCCAAGCCCGGCAGGCCCGACCTGCCCGCTGCCGTGCCGGAGGCTTTCTCCTGGCTCGCCGCGTTGCTGCCGCCGGTTTTTCTGGTCGTGCATGGCCTGTGGCTGGAACTGGTCGCCTGGCTGCTCAAGGTGGTGGCGCTGGTGGTCCTGTCAAACTTTATCGGCGGTGACACGGCGTTCCTGCTCTATGTCGTCGCTGCCATCTGGCTCGGCTTTGCCGCCGCAGGGCTCCGCCGTCATGCCCTGACCTGGCGCGGCTGGACCTATCGCGGCGAGCGCGTTGCGGCCACTGCCGATCTGGCTCAATTGGAGGCGTTGCGATGA